One Mesorhizobium sp. L-2-11 genomic region harbors:
- a CDS encoding CaiB/BaiF CoA transferase family protein translates to MTDLLSGIRVLDLTNVLAGPYCAYQLALLGADVIKVEAPQGGDLARQLGGSPELNSTGMGASFLAQNAGKRSVVLDLKQEADRERFLDLVASADALVENFRPGVMDRLGLGYARLKEVRPSLVYCAISGFGQTGPMRDNPAYDQIIQGLSGIMSITGTPETAPLRVGYPVADTLGGLVGAFAITAALVKQKTTGEGAFLDVSMLECTLSALGWPVSNYLTAGVEPQPMGNENMTAAPSGTFRTGDGLLNIAANKQEQFVTLCRLVGLPELASDPRFAERETRKRNRIALKALIEDALENNSAAAWEETLNRAGVPAGRVLTIPQVLAEQQVIEREMTARFDGMPKMDRPLTVVRGGFMVDGAAPLPARPPPTLGEHMNEVFASLPPRIKTRAQA, encoded by the coding sequence ATGACCGATCTGCTGTCCGGCATCCGCGTCCTCGACTTGACCAATGTTCTGGCTGGCCCCTATTGTGCCTATCAGCTGGCGCTGCTCGGGGCCGATGTGATCAAGGTCGAGGCGCCGCAAGGCGGCGATCTGGCGCGCCAGCTCGGCGGCTCGCCGGAACTCAACAGCACCGGCATGGGCGCTTCGTTCCTGGCGCAGAACGCCGGCAAACGATCGGTGGTGCTCGATCTCAAGCAAGAGGCTGATCGCGAACGCTTCCTCGATCTGGTCGCCTCCGCCGATGCGCTGGTCGAGAATTTCCGCCCCGGCGTGATGGATCGGCTGGGCCTCGGCTATGCCAGGCTGAAAGAGGTCCGCCCCAGTCTTGTCTATTGCGCGATTTCGGGCTTCGGCCAGACCGGGCCGATGCGCGACAATCCGGCCTACGACCAGATCATCCAGGGTCTTTCGGGCATCATGAGCATTACCGGCACACCTGAGACCGCGCCGTTGCGTGTCGGTTATCCGGTCGCCGACACGCTGGGTGGGCTGGTTGGGGCGTTCGCCATCACGGCGGCACTTGTGAAGCAGAAGACAACAGGCGAGGGCGCTTTCCTCGACGTTTCGATGCTCGAATGCACGCTTTCCGCGCTGGGCTGGCCGGTCTCCAACTATCTGACGGCAGGCGTCGAGCCGCAGCCGATGGGCAACGAGAACATGACGGCGGCACCTTCCGGCACGTTTCGCACCGGCGACGGTCTGCTCAACATCGCCGCCAACAAGCAGGAGCAGTTCGTCACGCTCTGCCGGCTGGTCGGGCTGCCGGAGCTGGCGTCGGACCCGCGCTTTGCCGAGCGCGAGACGCGCAAGCGCAATCGCATCGCCTTGAAGGCGCTGATCGAGGATGCCCTGGAGAACAACTCGGCCGCAGCCTGGGAGGAGACGCTCAATCGCGCAGGCGTGCCGGCGGGCAGGGTGCTGACGATCCCGCAGGTGCTGGCCGAGCAGCAAGTGATCGAGCGCGAGATGACCGCCCGCTTCGATGGCATGCCGAAGATGGATCGGCCGCTGACCGTCGTGCGCGGCGGGTTCATGGTCGATGGCGCAGCGCCGTTGCCGGCCAGGCCGCCGCCAACGCTGGGCGAGCATATGAACGAGGTGTTTGCCAGTCTGCCGCCGCGCATCAAGACAAGAGCGCAGGCATGA
- a CDS encoding citryl-CoA lyase: protein MSNVGKKTGRERGEEWWQTDIIEMRPGVIRLRGYEIQDLIGRISFPAMIWLMLRGELPGEEQAALLGIALGAAVDHGPQAPSIAIARMAATCGVGINSAMASAINVLGDVHGGAGEQALAFYGDIAAAVDEGVTLGDAVVARLDRFFDEEKSYVPGLGHRFHPVDPRAPRLIEMTRDFAARGIVSGRFADIAEAVEGEVARRKGKKIPLNIDGATAVIYGELGFPPPLTRGLFVLSRSVGILAHAWEQSQQSDRNKGPLPREWLWAYTGTPVRPFPQAEDDAN from the coding sequence ATGAGCAACGTCGGGAAAAAGACCGGCCGCGAGCGCGGCGAGGAATGGTGGCAGACCGATATCATCGAAATGCGCCCCGGCGTGATCCGGCTGCGCGGCTATGAGATCCAGGACCTGATCGGCCGCATCAGTTTTCCGGCGATGATCTGGCTGATGCTGCGCGGCGAATTGCCTGGTGAGGAGCAGGCGGCGCTGCTCGGCATCGCGCTGGGGGCAGCCGTCGATCACGGGCCGCAGGCGCCGTCGATCGCCATTGCCCGCATGGCGGCCACTTGCGGCGTCGGCATCAACAGCGCCATGGCTTCAGCCATCAATGTGCTGGGCGACGTGCATGGCGGCGCCGGTGAGCAGGCGCTTGCCTTCTATGGTGACATCGCTGCGGCAGTGGACGAAGGCGTGACGCTTGGCGATGCCGTCGTGGCGCGGCTCGATCGTTTTTTCGACGAGGAAAAGTCCTATGTGCCAGGGCTCGGTCACCGCTTCCATCCGGTCGATCCGCGGGCCCCGCGCCTCATCGAGATGACCCGCGATTTTGCCGCACGCGGCATCGTCAGTGGACGTTTCGCCGACATCGCCGAGGCTGTCGAGGGCGAGGTCGCGCGGCGCAAGGGCAAGAAGATCCCGCTCAACATCGACGGCGCCACCGCCGTCATCTATGGCGAGCTCGGCTTTCCGCCGCCGCTGACACGCGGTCTTTTCGTGCTGTCGCGCTCGGTCGGCATCCTGGCGCATGCGTGGGAACAGTCGCAACAGAGCGACCGCAACAAAGGACCACTGCCGCGCGAATGGTTATGGGCCTATACGGGCACGCCGGTGCGGCCTTTTCCTCAGGCAGAAGACGACGCCAACTGA
- a CDS encoding NUDIX hydrolase → MAATKKKVVRKARKGERIRQVAAIPFRLSESGDVEVMLVTSISTRRFIVPKGWPMKGKSGRKAATIEAREEAGVLGKTLKQPAGTYSYWKRLTNRFVRVDVTVYLLAVTEELANWQEAKRRQRAWLAPADAAVLIDEPDLSTLLKNLKIPQPAPAGELGPRSQLASSSA, encoded by the coding sequence ATGGCAGCCACCAAGAAGAAGGTCGTGCGCAAGGCGAGGAAGGGCGAGCGGATCCGTCAGGTCGCGGCGATTCCCTTTCGGCTGAGCGAGAGTGGCGACGTCGAGGTGATGTTGGTCACCTCGATATCGACAAGGCGCTTTATCGTGCCCAAGGGCTGGCCGATGAAGGGCAAGAGCGGGCGCAAGGCAGCCACCATCGAAGCGCGGGAGGAAGCCGGCGTCCTCGGCAAGACGCTGAAGCAGCCGGCCGGCACCTATTCCTACTGGAAGCGTCTGACGAACCGCTTCGTCCGCGTCGACGTCACCGTCTACCTGCTGGCGGTGACGGAGGAACTGGCCAACTGGCAGGAAGCCAAAAGGCGGCAGCGGGCATGGCTGGCGCCGGCAGACGCAGCCGTGCTTATCGACGAGCCCGATCTTTCAACGCTACTGAAGAACCTGAAAATTCCCCAGCCAGCGCCCGCCGGCGAACTTGGACCAAGGTCTCAGTTGGCGTCGTCTTCTGCCTGA
- a CDS encoding HlyD family type I secretion periplasmic adaptor subunit yields MALLVGGLGAWAATTELSGAVIASGHVAVESNVKAVQHPSGGVVGAINVRNGDEVKAGDILLRLDDTLTRANLAVITNTLDELSAREARLTAEREGAEAIAFSEDLTSRSSVGHVARVIGGEQKLFALRRGAYRAQIEQRRQRVSQLREEISGLEAQRAAKEHEIALVRDEIKGVRGLWQKKLVQRSRLLDLERGEAQIEGGRGQLVAAIAEANGRISETEMAIIQIQQDWRSEVAKELRETEARTTELAERKIAAEELLRQTDIRSPQNGRVHQLAIHTVGGVVTAGEPIMMIVPTADEMTVDARIAPQDIDQVQPGQLVHLRLSAFSQQVTPEIEGHVATVSPDLIEDEQNGLSYYTVRIRLDEGKLGSLDPESLKPGMPVEAFMRTTDRTVISFLMKPLTDQISRAFRE; encoded by the coding sequence GTGGCGCTGCTTGTCGGCGGCCTTGGTGCATGGGCCGCAACGACGGAATTGTCAGGCGCCGTAATCGCTTCCGGCCATGTCGCAGTGGAATCCAACGTCAAGGCTGTTCAGCATCCAAGCGGCGGCGTTGTCGGTGCGATCAACGTGCGCAACGGCGATGAAGTCAAAGCAGGCGATATTTTGCTTCGTCTCGACGACACGCTTACACGCGCCAATCTCGCCGTCATAACCAATACTCTGGACGAACTCTCGGCGCGGGAGGCGCGCCTCACAGCGGAGCGTGAGGGTGCCGAGGCGATAGCCTTTTCCGAGGATCTCACCAGCCGCTCCTCTGTTGGACATGTGGCGCGTGTGATCGGCGGAGAGCAGAAACTTTTCGCTTTGCGCCGGGGAGCTTACCGTGCCCAAATCGAGCAACGTAGGCAACGGGTGAGCCAGCTCAGGGAGGAGATATCGGGCCTCGAGGCACAAAGAGCGGCCAAGGAGCACGAGATTGCGTTGGTCCGCGACGAGATCAAGGGCGTCAGGGGCCTTTGGCAAAAGAAACTCGTCCAGCGGTCGCGTCTGCTGGACCTGGAGCGGGGCGAGGCCCAGATCGAGGGAGGGCGCGGCCAGCTCGTCGCTGCGATAGCCGAAGCGAACGGCAGAATCAGTGAAACGGAAATGGCCATCATCCAGATCCAGCAGGATTGGCGCAGCGAGGTCGCGAAAGAATTACGCGAAACCGAGGCTCGAACCACAGAATTGGCAGAACGAAAGATCGCCGCGGAGGAATTGCTTAGACAGACCGATATTCGTTCACCCCAGAACGGACGGGTGCATCAGCTTGCGATCCATACGGTCGGCGGCGTCGTCACTGCCGGCGAGCCAATCATGATGATTGTCCCGACCGCTGACGAAATGACTGTGGACGCACGCATCGCGCCGCAAGACATCGATCAGGTCCAGCCCGGCCAGCTTGTCCATCTGCGACTGTCGGCGTTCAGCCAGCAGGTCACGCCGGAAATCGAAGGACATGTAGCAACGGTTTCTCCCGACCTCATCGAAGACGAGCAAAACGGACTATCCTACTACACCGTGCGGATCAGGCTTGACGAAGGCAAGCTTGGCTCGTTGGATCCAGAAAGCCTCAAGCCGGGCATGCCGGTGGAGGCGTTCATGCGCACGACCGATCGCACCGTCATCTCGTTTCTGATGAAGCCGTTGACCGACCAGATCAGCCGCGCATTCCGCGAATAG